In Desulfobacter hydrogenophilus, the genomic stretch TACTTGACCGGCTTTAAGATACAGCCATCCTTTCCCGATGATCTGTTTATGTACGCCATATTGTAATTTAATTTCCTCGGGCGTCATGAACTCGGTAGTCGCCCCTAGGGCATCTCCAATGGCAAGACCGACAAAGGCCCCTTTTGCCTTTTCCACAATTTGCTTTCTGTCTGGTACCCGAACCGACTGCATGAATGATGGTTTCCCTGTTATATGATTCGTCTGGAAATATCGTACAAACCGCCAATGACCAACACTTCTTCTTCCCCCTTGAGTATCCCGGCATGGAGAAAAGCGCCATCAAAAAAAATTTTTGCAACAGGCACCCTGGCTTCAATAACGAATGTTCCAAATTCCCAGGCCCGCTCAAAATCATGGGTAAAGGAATTTAGATTATTGAGCCGGACCACCCCTTTACCCGTCTTGCTGTCCCATTCAATTAATTCATGATCGTAAAACCCATGAACACCTCTGAAAAGGGTAATGTGACAGGTGTTCGGATCGCGACGTTCCATCTCGTACTGAACAAATTCATAGAGAAGATCCAGCTGGTTGAAAATAGCGTTGGTCCGCCCTGAACCTTTCATACGATCCTTCATGTATGATAAATACTCGTCGCTCTCTTTTCCGCTAATCCGGCCGCCATGATAGGTTGGGGGCAGCCCCATCCTGCTTTGCACCCATCCCTTCAAGACCGCCCCTTCAACAGAATCGGCATTAAAAAGCCAGCCCCGAAGAAATCTTAAATAACTGTGTTTTATACTGAGCAGCTCACCAACATCACCTTTTTCTCGCCATTGATGAAGATGAAACGCAACCTCCATATAATCTTGAAATATTCTGGCTCTTTCTTCCCAGCTGGAAAGATTATCCAACTTTTTGAAAAAATGGGCATGGGTTGCTCGTACACCATGAACACTTAAGGAGGTAGGATTGACGTTGAATTCGCGGGAGCCAATGACCCACGCCGGCACGCTGCACAAGCTGTATTGATAATGATAATCTGCCATAAATTATTTTATAATAACCTTCACACTTTTTAATCTGCCTCAGGATAGGCAAGTTTTGAGTCTACTTTATACGTCCATGGCAGTCCTTCATTCTTCCAAACACCGAGCACACGCTTTCCATACAACGCACTATGTTCGTTTTTTTCTTTATCACCTTCAAATCCGCCCATCATATTGTATATTTTATCAAGCGGCCAGCTGGCCTTTAAATATGCTATGTTTGTTGCTTCACAAGAGTGGCTACAACTTCGACACATAAAAATAAGCGTATCGGTTTCAGGATTGAATCGTTTTTTAAGATCCTCTGAAAAACTTTCATTCAATATCATACCATATCCTTTGCCAACATGTTTTCTTGTCCAAAATTTTATGGGAACATGGTATGCAATAGTTGGATGTCCAACCAGAACCTACTCTGGACGGGTTCGGACATCCACAATAAAAACATGCTTATCTTTGGTTGCCATGTTGTATGCTTGAGTTTGTTATTAAAAAATTAAACTACCAATTATCTATGGGAAAAAGTTTTATCAGAAACAACCTGTCGATAACAGTATTATTTATTTAAACGTCCTTGATAAATCGCCTGACCAGTGAACGGTTGATCAGGCTTGAAAACCACGCCCAAAAAGCTTAGCTTAAACCTCACAATTAATAATAAAGGAAACAATGCCATGCTGACCCAGACTATTACATTTCCTGCAGCGTTTGCGGCAGGCCTTCTGTCCTTTCTGTCCCCTTGTGTGCTGCCGTTGATCCCGGCTTATTTCAGTTTTATCACAGGACTCTCTTTAGATGAACTGACAGCTGACGACAAAGACGTGCGCAAAAAAGTAATTTTGTCCACCCTGGCCTATGTAGGCGGATTCTCCTTTATTTTCATCCTGTTCGGAGCATCCGCCTCCTTTCTCGGCGGACTTGCCTCCCGGTATTCCTGGGTTGTGCGTTATGTGGGCGGCGGCATTATCCTTCTTTTCGGGCTGCATCTGCTCGGTATTATCAATATTAAAAGTTTTCAGTTTGAACGTAAATTTCATTTCAAGGAGACACCCTTTCATCTGTTTGGTACATTTTTGATCGGCATGGCCTTTGGCGCCGGATGGAGTCCGTGCATCGGCCCCATGCTGGGCAGCATTCTCATTGTGGCAGGCAGCCAGGACACCATCCTCAAAGGCGTGCTGCTGCTGGCCACCTATTCTGCGGGCATGGCCCTGCCTTTTATTGTGATATCCATTTTCATTAACTCCATGATCAGTTTCATGAAAAAGGCCACCCGGGTCATGGGCGTTATCAATAAATGTGCAGGCGGGCTTCTCATTGTCATTGGTTTGCTGTTGATCTTTGACAAATTCCGGCTTCTGGCAGCCTTTTAAATTCCGGCAAGAAATTTATGATAAGCCGATCGCATGCGTTTACCGCATTTATTGGTGTGGCAACGTTCAGCAAACTAATGTTGAATACCGCCCGGCGTATGGTCTACCCTTTTGCACCGGCACTTGCCCGGGGGCTTGGGGTACCCCTGACGTCTGTCTGTAACTTCATTGATCGTCGTCAACCAGGCCCTGGCAGTCCTAAGGCCCGCAGATTAAATAAGTTGGGCAGAAAGAACGCCGAATTTTGGTTCATCTACAAGGCGCATTAAAGGTTGAATAGCAGGTCGATTGGACCTTTGATGCAACGAAGTAGATGGGCCAAAAGGCAAGCTATTTCGTTCAAATTATTTAATCTGCGGGCCTAAGTGCAGGAGCCGGAAGGGAGCACACAACCCGCTAAATATAAAGATGTATAACTTTTCTTCTTTATTGAGGTTCAATCAGGCTTTGAATCGGATGGATTCGTCCACCTGCTCTGCCCTCTGAAGACCTGTCCGAGTGCGACCGGGTGTTGACAGGCGGAAAGGAATATCGCATTCTATGTCCCAATGACAAAGATCTTTCCCATACCCTTTTCCGAAAAGGTCAAAAACAAAACCGATGAGCCGGTCACCGTGATGACGTTTAATCTCCGGTTCGGTTTGGCCAAGGACGGTGGTCCCCATGCCTGGGAACACCGGAAACCTCTGGTGTCAAAAATCCTGGAAACATACCCCAACGATTTTATCGGCTTCCAGGAGGTCAACCATTTCCAGGCCGAATTTTTGATCCGGTCACTGAGACACCACGATCACATTGGCTGGTACAACAAAGGGGTTAAATGGTGGCAGAACAACCTGATCCTTTTCGACTCGTCCTGGGAATGCCTGGGGCACCGTCACTTTTTCTTAAGCCACACCCCGGACATCCTCTCCCGGCTTCCCGGTTCCAGATGGCCCCGGCAGTGCGTCATTGGATGGTTTAAAAAGAAAAACCGGTATCTGCTCATGGTCAACACCCACTTTGATTTCACGTCCGAGGTCCAGCAAAAAAGCGCCGGCCTGGTTATGAAATTTCTTAAACGTTTTCCAAAGGGCGTGCCGCAGATCATCACCGGCGACTTTAACACCACCCCGGGTTCGCCTGCCCATCGGTGTTTTAAATCCCGGGGATTTGGTCTGGTCAAGGAAGGAGAATCCATCACCACCTTCCACGATTTTACCGGGAAAAAAACAGGGCGTCACATCGACTGGATACTATACAGGAACGGTCTGTCTCCCGTATCCGAACAGGTGATACAGGACTCCTTTAACGGTCTTTTCCCATCCGATCACTACCCGGTTCGAGCCGATTTTGCCTGGATGCTTTAAGCCCGGCCTGCCGTGAAAATTCAGTAATACAAATCTCCTATACCATACTTCAAATTAGTATTGGCTTCTTTTGCCGTTGGTTACTTGTTTTTGTCATGGCTTTTTCTCCTTTGTTGGCGTCCTGCCTCCGCCGTTCCAGGAATTATCTCCAAAAATTGTGAAGGCAGACGCTCGTGGGTTTTTTCAATATTTTATATTATCGATTATTAATAATCATCGGTCAAAGTCATTAAAAAGGCTTCGATATTTTCCAGCTGT encodes the following:
- a CDS encoding NAD(+)--dinitrogen-reductase ADP-D-ribosyltransferase, whose translation is MADYHYQYSLCSVPAWVIGSREFNVNPTSLSVHGVRATHAHFFKKLDNLSSWEERARIFQDYMEVAFHLHQWREKGDVGELLSIKHSYLRFLRGWLFNADSVEGAVLKGWVQSRMGLPPTYHGGRISGKESDEYLSYMKDRMKGSGRTNAIFNQLDLLYEFVQYEMERRDPNTCHITLFRGVHGFYDHELIEWDSKTGKGVVRLNNLNSFTHDFERAWEFGTFVIEARVPVAKIFFDGAFLHAGILKGEEEVLVIGGLYDISRRII
- a CDS encoding cytochrome c biogenesis CcdA family protein, with amino-acid sequence MLTQTITFPAAFAAGLLSFLSPCVLPLIPAYFSFITGLSLDELTADDKDVRKKVILSTLAYVGGFSFIFILFGASASFLGGLASRYSWVVRYVGGGIILLFGLHLLGIINIKSFQFERKFHFKETPFHLFGTFLIGMAFGAGWSPCIGPMLGSILIVAGSQDTILKGVLLLATYSAGMALPFIVISIFINSMISFMKKATRVMGVINKCAGGLLIVIGLLLIFDKFRLLAAF
- a CDS encoding endonuclease/exonuclease/phosphatase family protein: MTKIFPIPFSEKVKNKTDEPVTVMTFNLRFGLAKDGGPHAWEHRKPLVSKILETYPNDFIGFQEVNHFQAEFLIRSLRHHDHIGWYNKGVKWWQNNLILFDSSWECLGHRHFFLSHTPDILSRLPGSRWPRQCVIGWFKKKNRYLLMVNTHFDFTSEVQQKSAGLVMKFLKRFPKGVPQIITGDFNTTPGSPAHRCFKSRGFGLVKEGESITTFHDFTGKKTGRHIDWILYRNGLSPVSEQVIQDSFNGLFPSDHYPVRADFAWML